In one Neobacillus sp. CF12 genomic region, the following are encoded:
- a CDS encoding YneF family protein, with the protein MGTGLWILVVILALVAGVALGFFIARKYMMSYLKKNPPINEQMLKMMMMQMGMKPSQKKINQMMSAMNKQQGK; encoded by the coding sequence ATGGGTACAGGTTTATGGATTCTAGTTGTTATACTAGCATTAGTAGCTGGTGTGGCTCTAGGATTTTTCATTGCTCGTAAATACATGATGAGCTACTTAAAGAAAAATCCACCAATTAATGAACAAATGTTAAAAATGATGATGATGCAAATGGGTATGAAGCCTTCTCAAAAGAAGATCAACCAGATGATGTCTGCTATGAATAAACAGCAAGGCAAATAA
- the sirA gene encoding sporulation inhibitor of replication protein SirA, translating into MRNYQLYLIEDEFAAHYFGRERIFFQLFQEHHKAEGELKFITNKQITYITKSLEVLKIHQLIQKQLGKKKGFRAEHGTYSIELSGKLSTAKLRVFQDLITIEASGSYEAETIFFEVLRKCESSFMALDLDHQRFGWLKPIKERKYV; encoded by the coding sequence GTGAGGAATTATCAGCTTTATTTAATAGAAGATGAATTTGCCGCCCATTACTTCGGAAGAGAGCGTATATTTTTTCAGCTTTTTCAGGAACATCATAAAGCAGAAGGTGAACTGAAATTTATTACAAATAAACAAATTACCTATATAACAAAGTCATTAGAGGTTTTAAAAATACATCAATTGATTCAAAAACAACTGGGGAAAAAGAAGGGTTTTCGGGCTGAACATGGTACATACTCCATTGAGTTAAGTGGAAAACTAAGTACAGCGAAATTAAGGGTTTTCCAGGATTTAATTACTATTGAGGCTTCTGGCAGTTATGAAGCCGAGACGATTTTCTTTGAAGTGCTTAGAAAATGTGAGTCTTCGTTTATGGCTTTAGATCTTGATCATCAGCGGTTTGGTTGGTTAAAGCCTATTAAAGAGAGAAAATATGTCTAA
- a CDS encoding ABC transporter transmembrane domain-containing protein: MRVFLDLGWFFKQEKKAYISGIVILLFVALLQLVPPKVIGIIADHINNGTLTKGLLFEWMAVLVGAGLGMYVLRYFWRIMIFGSAVKLSKQLRNRLYEHFTNMSPSFYQKRRIGDLMAHATNDLSAIQQTAGAGVLTLVDSLSTGGFVILAMAFTISWKLTLICLIPMPFMAILTSWFGTMLHRTFHKAQEAFSDLNDKTQESISGIKVIKTFGQEKEDIEDFRKQSDDVVQKNIVVAKIDSLYDPTISIIVGISFFLAITFGAKYVLAGELSIGELIAFTTYLGLLIWPMLAFGWLFNIVERGRASYDRVAALLREKSDITDSSHALDVVPSGDINYDIQTFTFPGEKEPMLKDISFSLNRGETLGIVGKTGAGKTTLLKLLIREFEDYGGGISFGGHKLQEYKLEKLREAIGYVPQDHFLFSASVGENIAFTNPHVLKEEIYSAAKLANIHDDILQFTDGYQTVVGERGVSLSGGQKQRISIARALLMNPEVLVLDDSLSAVDAKTEEAILSSLRKNREGKTTIITSHRLSAIQHANLVLVLDNGKVIERGTHDELMENDGWYKEMYLRQQLEELVEHGGH, translated from the coding sequence ATGAGAGTATTTTTAGATTTAGGCTGGTTTTTTAAGCAAGAGAAAAAAGCGTACATATCAGGAATCGTTATATTGCTTTTTGTAGCGCTGCTTCAACTCGTGCCTCCCAAGGTCATTGGAATCATCGCCGACCATATTAATAACGGTACGCTGACAAAAGGTTTGCTGTTTGAGTGGATGGCGGTATTAGTAGGCGCAGGTCTTGGAATGTATGTCTTGAGGTACTTTTGGAGAATTATGATCTTTGGTTCGGCGGTTAAACTTAGCAAACAGTTAAGAAATCGTTTATATGAACATTTTACGAACATGTCGCCATCGTTTTATCAGAAACGCAGGATTGGTGATTTAATGGCACATGCGACCAATGATCTTTCTGCTATTCAACAAACAGCTGGTGCTGGGGTCCTTACCTTAGTGGATTCTCTTTCAACAGGTGGATTTGTTATTTTAGCCATGGCGTTTACGATCAGCTGGAAATTAACCTTGATTTGTTTAATTCCAATGCCGTTTATGGCCATTCTTACCAGTTGGTTTGGTACGATGCTGCATCGAACCTTCCACAAAGCACAAGAAGCCTTTTCGGACTTAAACGATAAAACACAGGAAAGTATTTCTGGGATAAAAGTTATTAAAACATTTGGTCAGGAAAAAGAAGATATTGAAGATTTTAGAAAGCAATCAGATGATGTGGTTCAAAAAAATATCGTTGTTGCTAAAATAGATTCTTTATACGATCCAACCATCTCTATTATTGTGGGGATATCGTTCTTCTTGGCCATTACTTTTGGTGCGAAATATGTACTGGCAGGGGAACTTAGTATTGGTGAATTGATTGCGTTTACAACCTATTTAGGACTATTAATCTGGCCAATGCTAGCATTTGGCTGGTTGTTTAACATTGTTGAGCGTGGTCGTGCTTCTTATGACCGTGTTGCTGCATTACTTCGAGAAAAGTCCGATATAACAGACTCGAGTCATGCGTTAGATGTGGTACCTAGCGGTGATATTAACTATGATATACAAACATTCACATTCCCAGGTGAAAAAGAACCTATGTTAAAAGATATTTCATTCTCGCTAAATAGAGGGGAAACACTTGGAATTGTTGGGAAAACCGGTGCAGGAAAAACGACACTTTTAAAGCTTCTTATTCGTGAATTTGAAGACTATGGGGGCGGAATTTCCTTCGGTGGTCACAAACTTCAAGAATATAAACTGGAGAAGTTACGTGAAGCGATTGGCTATGTACCTCAGGATCATTTCTTATTTTCAGCCAGTGTGGGTGAAAATATCGCCTTTACCAATCCACATGTTCTGAAAGAAGAAATCTATAGTGCGGCTAAGCTAGCGAATATTCACGATGATATTCTTCAGTTTACTGATGGTTATCAAACCGTAGTAGGTGAGCGTGGGGTATCGCTATCAGGTGGGCAGAAACAAAGAATTTCAATTGCCCGTGCACTGCTTATGAATCCAGAAGTGTTAGTACTCGATGATTCCCTTTCCGCTGTAGATGCAAAGACAGAGGAAGCGATTCTTTCTTCATTAAGGAAGAACCGTGAAGGGAAAACAACGATTATTACTTCACACCGTTTGAGTGCTATTCAACATGCGAACTTAGTCCTTGTCCTTGATAATGGCAAGGTCATTGAAAGAGGAACACATGATGAACTTATGGAAAACGATGGTTGGTATAAGGAAATGTATTTACGTCAGCAGCTAGAGGAGTTGGTTGAGCATGGAGGACATTAA